A section of the Triticum dicoccoides isolate Atlit2015 ecotype Zavitan chromosome 7A, WEW_v2.0, whole genome shotgun sequence genome encodes:
- the LOC119327841 gene encoding pyruvate dehydrogenase E1 component subunit beta-1, mitochondrial-like, whose protein sequence is MLGAARRSGCVLGQLMQTLRPAATAARSYSATPKEMTVREALNSALDEEMSADPSVFLMGEEVGEYQGAYKITKGLLDKYGPDRVLDTPITEAGFTGIGVGAAYQGLRPVVEFMTFNFSMQAIDHIINSAAKSNYMSAGQISVPIVFRGPNGAAAGVGAQHSQCYAAWYAHVPGLKVLTPYSAEDARGLLKAAIRDPDPVVFLENELLYGESFPIKAEVLDSSFSVPIGKAKIEREGKDVTITAFSKMVGYALQAAEILSKEGISAEVINLRSIRPLDRAAINASVRKTSRLVTVEEGFPQHGVGAEICMSVVEDSFEYLDAPVERIAGADVPMPYAANLERLAVPQVEDIVRAAKRACYRSSSMAANA, encoded by the exons ATGCTGGGCGCCGCGAGGAGATCCGGATGC GTGCTGGGGCAACTGATGCAGACCCTCCGCCCGGCGgccacggcggcgaggagctactCCGCGACCCCGAAGGAG ATGACTGTGCGTGAAGCATTGAATTCCGCCCTTGACGAGGAGATGTCTGCCGACCCTTCTGTTTTCTTAATGGGAGAAGAG GTTGGAGAGTACCAAGGTGCGTACAAG ATAACAAAGGGTTTGCTGGACAAGTATGGTCCTGATAGGGTTCTCGATACACCAATCACAGAG GCTGGTTTTACTGGCATTGGCGTTGGTGCTGCCTACCAAGGTCTTAGACCTGTAGTAGAGTTCATGACATTTAACTTCTCAATGCAG GCAATTGATCACATCATCAATTCAGCTGCCAAATCAAACTACATGTCAGCTGGTCAGATATCCGTTCCTATTGTTTTTCGAGGACCAAATGGGGCAGCTGCTGGAGTTGGtgctcaacactcgcag TGCTATGCAGCATGGTATGCTCATGTTCCAGGATTGAAGGTCCTAACTCCCTATTCTGCAGAAGATGCTCGAGGCTTGCTAAAAGCTGCAATCAGGGATCCAGACCCTGTTGTTTTCCTGGAAAATGAATTACT CTATGGTGAATCGTTTCCTATTAAGGCTGAAGTACTTGATTCTAGCTTCAGTGTCCCAATTGGCAAAGCTAAG ATAGAACGGGAAGGAAAAGATGTTACAATTACTGCATTCTCTAAGATGGTTGGGTATGCTCTTCAG GCTGCAGAGATACTGTCCAAGGAGGGAATCAGTGCTGAG GTGATCAACCTTCGGTCAATTAGACCGTTGGATAGAGCTGCTATCAATGCATCTGTCAGGAAAACCAGCAGATTGGTAACCGTTGAAGAAGGCTTTCCACAACATGGTGTTGGTGCTGAAATAtg CATGTCCGTAGTGGAGGACAGCTTTGAGTATCTTGACGCACCAGTTGAGAGGATTGCCGGAGCTGATGTACCTATGCCCTATGCGGCAAACCTTGAAAGATTGGCAGTTCCACAG GTTGAGGACATCGTCCGTGCAGCAAAGCGAGCTTGCTACAGATCATCATCCATGGCGGCAAACGCCTAA